Proteins encoded together in one Kitasatospora albolonga window:
- a CDS encoding serine/threonine protein kinase, with protein sequence MSTQCQRPACEGAYEDMGGGELYCDTCGLAPVVSPTGMVSSPPTGIAGGGRAGGRDSSSQRSSSRASARSSSRSSTSRRSVSGRLSRSLSGSATSRSVSVRSSGSSAASSTRGRLGVGLVQVPDVPRPDPRTAVMENPEVPERKRFCSRSDCGAPVGRSRGERPGRTEGFCTKCGHPYSFVPKLTGGDIVHGQYEVVGCLAHGGLGWVYLAVDRAVSDRWVVLKGLLDTGDQDAMAAAISERRFLAEIEHANIVRIYNFVEHLDQRTGSLDGYIVMEYVGGKALKEIANQRRTPAGRRDPLPVEQACAYGIEALEALGHLHSRNLLYCDFKVDNAIQTEDQLKLIDMGAVRRMDDDESAIYGTVGYQAPEVAEAGPSVASDLYTVARTLAVLTFDFQGYTNVFVDSLPDPDTIEVFRTYESFYRLLVRATDPDPAQRFASASEMAEQLTGVLREVVALQTERPRPALSTLFGAELRVTDTELFAEQVDDVSRLGARAAASGRGGRSGRRRGGAGAGPLPGIPAQSGGGPGGAAPVAPGAVTSAVAGALPVGSQPVGPAAGAAPLTAAATHVRGGPQEGASPGPYAGPAQPGPYTGPQTGDPAAAYVPPPAHAPAPPHAHVPGPREAAPAPAPEADLYGAYGAYGAASGAVRLALFDARATALALPVPRVDASDPNAGFLAGLMAAAPGELITALQAVPVASLETRLRELRARLEMRELDSAARALAALEDRHPDDWRVVWYRGVTSLVTGDHEVAALSFDAVYDAFPGEPAPKLALGICAEVLGQLDNAAEYYRLVWATDPSFVSAAFGLARVQIAAGDRAGSARTLESVPEASIHYTAARVAAVRARLRERDPGEPLLTDLTAAAAQVAALAGFGLDPVRREQLTTEVLGKALDWVLSGSPGAPPPGGSAEGSPGPRRLLDAELDERGLRLGLERSYRMLARLAQRGEERIELVERANRFRPRTWV encoded by the coding sequence ATGAGTACGCAGTGCCAGCGCCCGGCGTGCGAGGGCGCCTACGAGGACATGGGCGGCGGTGAGCTGTACTGCGACACCTGCGGTCTGGCCCCGGTCGTCTCGCCCACGGGCATGGTCTCCTCGCCCCCCACCGGGATCGCGGGCGGCGGCCGGGCGGGGGGCCGCGACAGCTCGTCGCAGCGCTCGTCCTCCCGGGCCTCCGCGCGCTCCTCGTCGCGTTCGTCGACCTCGCGGCGCTCGGTGTCGGGGCGGCTGTCGCGCTCGCTCTCCGGCTCCGCCACCTCCCGTTCGGTCTCGGTGCGCTCCTCGGGCTCGTCGGCCGCCTCCTCCACCCGGGGCCGGCTCGGTGTGGGCCTGGTGCAGGTCCCGGACGTGCCCCGGCCCGATCCGCGTACGGCGGTGATGGAGAACCCGGAGGTGCCCGAGCGCAAGCGGTTCTGCTCCCGCTCGGACTGCGGGGCCCCGGTGGGGCGTTCGCGCGGGGAGCGGCCGGGGCGCACCGAGGGGTTCTGCACCAAGTGCGGCCACCCGTACTCCTTCGTGCCGAAGCTGACCGGCGGCGACATCGTGCACGGCCAGTACGAGGTGGTGGGCTGCCTGGCGCACGGCGGGCTCGGCTGGGTCTACCTCGCGGTGGACCGGGCCGTCTCGGACCGCTGGGTGGTCCTCAAGGGGCTGCTGGACACCGGCGACCAGGACGCGATGGCGGCGGCGATCTCCGAGCGCCGCTTCCTCGCCGAGATCGAGCACGCCAACATCGTGCGGATCTACAACTTCGTGGAGCACCTGGACCAGCGGACCGGTTCGCTCGACGGGTACATCGTGATGGAGTACGTCGGCGGCAAGGCGCTCAAGGAGATCGCCAACCAGCGCCGCACCCCGGCCGGACGGCGCGATCCGCTCCCGGTCGAGCAGGCGTGCGCGTACGGGATCGAGGCGCTGGAGGCGCTCGGCCATCTGCACAGCCGCAACCTGCTCTACTGCGACTTCAAGGTCGACAACGCGATCCAGACCGAGGACCAGCTCAAGCTGATCGACATGGGCGCGGTGCGCCGGATGGACGACGACGAGTCCGCCATCTACGGCACCGTGGGCTACCAGGCCCCCGAGGTCGCCGAGGCCGGCCCGTCGGTCGCCTCCGACCTGTACACGGTGGCGCGGACGCTGGCGGTCCTCACCTTCGACTTCCAGGGGTACACGAACGTCTTCGTGGACTCGCTGCCGGACCCGGACACCATCGAGGTGTTCCGCACCTACGAGTCGTTCTACCGGCTGCTGGTCCGGGCCACCGACCCGGACCCGGCCCAGCGGTTCGCCTCCGCATCGGAGATGGCCGAGCAGCTGACGGGGGTGCTGCGCGAGGTCGTGGCGCTCCAGACGGAGCGGCCGAGACCGGCGCTGTCGACACTGTTCGGTGCGGAACTGCGGGTGACGGACACGGAGTTGTTCGCCGAGCAGGTGGACGACGTGTCCCGGCTGGGCGCCCGCGCGGCGGCCTCGGGGCGCGGCGGCCGGTCCGGACGGCGCAGGGGCGGTGCGGGTGCGGGGCCGCTGCCGGGGATTCCGGCCCAGAGCGGTGGCGGGCCCGGCGGTGCGGCGCCGGTGGCTCCCGGAGCCGTCACGTCGGCGGTGGCGGGTGCGCTGCCGGTGGGGTCGCAGCCGGTCGGCCCGGCGGCCGGGGCGGCTCCGCTGACGGCGGCGGCGACCCATGTGCGGGGCGGTCCGCAGGAGGGCGCGAGCCCGGGCCCGTACGCCGGTCCCGCGCAGCCCGGTCCGTACACCGGCCCGCAGACCGGCGACCCGGCGGCGGCGTACGTACCACCCCCCGCGCATGCCCCCGCGCCCCCGCACGCCCATGTCCCCGGCCCCCGGGAGGCCGCGCCCGCACCCGCCCCGGAGGCCGACTTGTACGGGGCGTACGGGGCGTACGGGGCGGCCTCCGGGGCCGTACGGCTGGCCCTGTTCGACGCGCGGGCCACCGCCCTGGCGCTGCCGGTCCCCCGGGTCGACGCGAGCGACCCGAACGCCGGTTTCCTCGCCGGGCTGATGGCCGCCGCGCCCGGCGAGCTGATCACGGCTCTGCAAGCGGTGCCCGTGGCCTCCCTGGAGACCCGGCTGCGGGAGCTGCGGGCCCGGCTGGAGATGCGGGAGCTCGACTCCGCCGCCCGGGCGCTGGCCGCCCTGGAGGACCGGCACCCGGACGACTGGCGGGTCGTCTGGTACCGGGGCGTCACCTCGCTGGTGACCGGTGACCACGAGGTCGCGGCGCTCTCCTTCGACGCGGTGTACGACGCGTTCCCCGGGGAGCCCGCGCCCAAGCTGGCGCTGGGAATCTGCGCGGAGGTGCTGGGCCAGCTGGACAACGCCGCCGAGTACTACCGCCTGGTGTGGGCGACCGATCCGAGCTTCGTGAGCGCCGCGTTCGGGCTGGCCCGGGTGCAGATCGCCGCCGGGGACCGGGCGGGGTCGGCGCGGACCCTGGAGTCGGTGCCGGAGGCGTCGATCCACTACACCGCCGCCCGGGTCGCCGCCGTCCGCGCCCGGCTGCGCGAGCGTGATCCGGGCGAGCCCCTGTTGACCGATCTGACGGCCGCCGCGGCGCAGGTGGCGGCGCTGGCCGGGTTCGGTCTGGACCCGGTGCGGCGCGAGCAGTTGACGACCGAGGTACTGGGCAAGGCCCTGGACTGGGTACTCTCCGGTAGTCCCGGTGCCCCGCCGCCGGGCGGATCGGCCGAAGGCTCTCCGGGCCCCCGGAGACTGCTCGACGCCGAACTGGACGAGCGGGGACTGCGGTTGGGCCTGGAGCGCTCGTACCGCATGCTCGCCCGGCTCGCGCAGCGGGGCGAGGAGAGGATCGAACTGGTGGAGCGGGCCAACCGTTTCCGCCCCCGGACGTGGGTGTGA
- a CDS encoding serine/threonine protein phosphatase — MSESHQQPALARCPGCEEPPASGDRFCGACGYDLSAVPTRPDDRPTMAITVPPAAPATPGHVPDGPSAAPAAPAPAAPPAPPSAAPPAHAVPPTPPAPPTPVPAGPGAPVSPPAAVEWPAASEVDSSDVPAPVHRASDLPGTDSGGTPLPTTPPAGQDQQAATPPAHPAGQAASSPVRHDDRAATAAPAEPSPASAEAPGGSGDFTLAAPDPRTAEPTPTPAAGTKVCVACRSGRVDPDGYCENCGHAQPRERDHMEQELGSVAAVSDRGLRHHRNEDSFAVSSTALPDGSPAVVAIVCDGVSSASRPDEASAAAASAANEALLESLPRGTHPQQAMHEAIVAASEAVNALAQDHPGADGPEAHRQQNAPACTLVGAIMASGLLVVGWVGDSRVYWVPDDRSGPPARLTEDDSWAAQMVAAGLMNEAEAYADERAHAITGWLGADSYELEPHTASFKPDRPGLVVVCTDGLWNYAESAEEMAAAVPPEAHRRPLHGAQVLVGHALDGGGHDNVTVALLPFAVEPQGAGSACTTV; from the coding sequence ATGTCAGAGAGCCACCAGCAGCCCGCCCTGGCGAGGTGCCCCGGCTGCGAGGAGCCGCCCGCGTCGGGCGATCGGTTCTGCGGGGCGTGCGGCTACGACCTCTCGGCCGTGCCGACCCGTCCCGACGACCGGCCGACGATGGCCATCACGGTGCCCCCGGCGGCCCCGGCCACGCCCGGCCACGTACCTGACGGGCCCTCGGCGGCTCCGGCGGCCCCCGCCCCGGCCGCACCACCGGCACCCCCGTCGGCGGCCCCGCCCGCGCACGCCGTACCACCGACACCACCCGCACCACCGACGCCCGTCCCCGCCGGGCCCGGCGCGCCCGTGTCGCCCCCGGCCGCCGTGGAGTGGCCCGCCGCCTCCGAGGTGGACAGCTCCGATGTGCCCGCGCCCGTGCACCGGGCGTCGGACCTGCCCGGCACGGACTCGGGCGGCACGCCGCTGCCGACGACGCCCCCGGCGGGCCAGGACCAGCAGGCGGCGACACCCCCGGCGCACCCCGCCGGGCAGGCGGCGTCCTCCCCGGTGCGCCACGACGACCGGGCGGCGACGGCGGCCCCCGCGGAGCCCTCCCCCGCGAGTGCCGAAGCCCCTGGCGGATCGGGTGACTTCACGCTGGCCGCCCCCGATCCCCGTACGGCGGAGCCCACTCCGACGCCCGCCGCCGGGACGAAGGTCTGTGTGGCCTGCCGGTCGGGCCGGGTCGACCCCGACGGGTACTGCGAGAACTGCGGGCACGCACAGCCCCGCGAGCGCGACCACATGGAGCAGGAGCTCGGCTCGGTGGCCGCCGTCAGCGACCGGGGCCTGCGCCACCACCGTAACGAGGACTCCTTCGCGGTCTCCTCGACCGCGCTGCCGGACGGTTCGCCCGCCGTCGTCGCGATCGTCTGCGACGGCGTCTCCTCGGCGAGCCGTCCCGACGAGGCATCGGCCGCCGCCGCGAGCGCCGCCAACGAGGCGCTGCTGGAGTCCCTGCCGCGCGGCACGCACCCGCAGCAGGCGATGCACGAGGCGATCGTCGCCGCCTCCGAGGCCGTCAACGCGCTGGCCCAGGACCACCCGGGGGCGGACGGGCCCGAGGCGCACCGCCAGCAGAACGCCCCGGCCTGCACCCTGGTCGGCGCGATCATGGCGAGCGGCCTGCTGGTCGTCGGCTGGGTCGGCGACAGCCGGGTCTACTGGGTGCCGGACGACCGTTCGGGCCCGCCCGCCCGGCTCACCGAGGACGACTCCTGGGCCGCGCAGATGGTGGCGGCGGGCCTGATGAACGAGGCCGAGGCGTACGCGGACGAGCGCGCCCACGCCATCACCGGCTGGCTCGGCGCCGACTCCTACGAACTGGAGCCGCACACCGCCTCGTTCAAGCCGGACCGCCCCGGTCTGGTGGTGGTCTGCACGGACGGCCTGTGGAACTACGCGGAATCCGCCGAGGAGATGGCCGCCGCCGTGCCGCCGGAGGCCCACCGGCGCCCGCTGCACGGCGCCCAGGTGCTGGTCGGCCACGCGCTCGACGGCGGGGGCCACGACAACGTAACAGTGGCGCTGCTGCCGTTCGCCGTGGAGCCGCAAGGGGCAGGATCGGCCTGCACCACCGTGTGA